From Brassica oleracea var. oleracea cultivar TO1000 chromosome C3, BOL, whole genome shotgun sequence, a single genomic window includes:
- the LOC106334735 gene encoding DNA-directed RNA polymerase V subunit 1 isoform X2, whose amino-acid sequence MEEASSSDILEAEIVGISFALATHRQIRLASISDAGINHASQLSNAFLGLPLEFGKCEACGATEPDKCEGHFGYIHLPVPIYHPAHVSELKQMLSLLCLKCLKIKKIKSTSSGLAERLLGVCCEEASNITIKDKSSDGASYLQLKLPSRTRLQEGFWNFLERYGYRYGSDHTRPLLAREVKEILRRIPEETRKKLTAKGHIPQEGYILEYLPVPPNCLSVPEVSDGSNSMSVDPSRIELKDVLRKVVAISNSRSGETNFESHRAEANEMFRVVDTYLQVRGTAKPTRNIDMRFGVSKISDSSSSKAWTEKMRTLFIRKGSGFSSRSVITGDAFRNVNEVGIPMEIAHRITFEERVSVHNIGYLQELVDNKMCLSYTQGSTTYSLRDGSKGHTVLKPGQIVHRRVMDGDVVFINRPPTTHKHSLQALRVYVHEDNTVKINPLMCGPLSADFDGDCVHLFYPQSLTAKAEVLELFSVDKQLRSSHTGQLILQLGLDSLLSLRVMMEQVFLDKASAQQLAMYGSRSLPSPAVVKSSKSGPAWTFFQILQLAFPERLSCRGDGFIVGGSDLLSFDFGVDALASIINGIVTAIMVEKGPKEALAFFDSLQPLLMEHLDPQGFSLSLEDLSMSREDMGVIHNLIVREISPMVSRLRLSYEDELQLENSIQKVKEVAANFMLKSYSMRNLIDIKSNSAINKLVQQIGFLGLQLSDKKKLYTKTLVEDMAQFYKKKYVSTSSSGDFGIVKGCFFHGLDPYEEMAHSVAAREVIVRSSRGLAEPGTLFKNLMAVLRDIVITNDGSVRNTCSNSIVQFKYELSSDNENQGLFEAGDPVGVLAATAMSNPAYKAVLDSSPNSNSSWELMKEVLLCKVNFQNTTNDRRVILYLNECRCGKKYCQENSAYTVRNKLKKVSLKDTAVEFLVEYRKQQAISEIFGMDICLHGHIHLNKTLLEGWNISMQDILQRCEDAINSLVQKKKKKAEDFKKMNLSVSECCSFRGPGSSKDSDMPCLMFSSYNATDPDLERTLDVLCNTIYPVLLETVIKGDPRIASANIIWNSPETTTWIRSRHASRRGEWVLDVTVEKADVKQSGDAWRVVIDSCLSVLHLIDTKRSIPYSIKQVQELLGLSCAFEQAVQRLSASVRKVSKGVLKEHIILVANNMTCSGDMLGFNSGGYKALTRSLNIKAPFTEATLIAPRKCFEKAAEKCHKDSLSTVVGSCSWGKRVDVGTGSQFELLWNKKETGLENDDETDVFSFLQMVRSTKTGDAYVSSPGFDVTEEEMAEWAESPERDSALGEPKFDDSAEFQNLLDEGKASESKWDNGSLWENGCSSGSEWGVSKNAGGEENTQSGWGKAANVENEDASSGWNSKKDAQEATNTDSWGAWGSKTKDDAENATPNWGTKPAQNDSVVIENGEPSSDVWGPKAVSDKPWGKKNSETEPAPAAWGKKNSESESAAAAWGSSDKKNTGTESDAAGWGSAYKKNPETELNAAAWGSGAKMNKETEPAPAAWGSWGKKSSETVSGGADWGIRGKRVSETESGAGGWASRNRSLENQSGGATWGSRDKSKFETESGGAAWGSQAKNNSETEPGSGAAAWGTWDKKKPETETGGGGAAWGSQAKNNSETESGSSAAAWGTWDKKKSETELVDGAWGSQAKKNSETESGAGASTWGAWDKKKPETETGGGGAAWGSQAKNNSETESGSGGAAWGSQAKKNSESQLGAANWGSKNTNNSENGSDSAAWGKKKNSEAEPTSVAWGSWGQPSPPASDKDAQEDDGNPWVSLKATNSGEKEGNETSQWGVPNKRYPSAGSQSQGGGGGADWKRNRPPRTPGSESILGPMFTATRQRVDMFTSEEQELLSDVDPVMRRLRKIMHQSGYTDGEPISDEDKTYVLEQILNYHPDKDAKLGPGLDFITVDKHTTFTESRCFFVVSTDGTKQDFSYRKCINNYLVEKHPNLAEEFIAKYFRKRDNENRDKNSQEATPPGEQESQTQPIDNGSQDSQPQPIGNEGGDTQPQSQAEDTQPQSQIEDIQPIGNGGEDSQTEPQA is encoded by the exons GTAAAGGAAATTTTAAGACGGATTCCTGAAGAAACAAGAAAGAAGCTCACAGCAAAGGGACATATTCCCCAAGAAGGATACATACTAGAATACCTTCCAGTCCCTCCTAACTGTCTGTCAGTGCCAGAAGTTTCTGATGGTTCCAACTCCATGTCGGTG GACCCGTCTAGAATTGAGTTAAAGGACGTTCTCAGGAAAGTGGTAGCGATAAGCAACTCTAGGTCTGGCGAGACGAACTTTGAGTCGCATAGAGCTGAAGCCAATGAAATGTTTAGAGTGGTGGATACCTATCTTCAGGTGAGGGGTACTGCGAAGCCAACAAGAAACATTGACATGAGATTCGGGGTGTCCAAGATCTCGGACAGTTCTTCCTCAAAAGCTTGGACAGAAAAGATGAGAACACTTTTCATTCGAAAAGGTTCAGGCTTCTCTTCTCGCAGCGTCATCACTGGAGATGCCTTCAGGAATGTGAACGAGGTGGGGATCCCTATGGAAATTGCACATCGGATCACATTTGAGGAGAGAGTTAGTGTCCACAACATTGGATATCTACAAGAGCTAGTGGACAACAAGATGTGCTTGAGCTATACCCAAGGCTCTACAACCTATTCTCTGAGGGACGGTTCCAAGGGGCACACAGTCCTTAAACCCGGGCAGATTGTGCATCGCAGGGTCATGGATGGGGATGTTGTGTTTATCAACCGTCCTCCCACAACACATAAGCATTCTCTGCAAGCACTTCGGGTGTATGTTCATGAAGACAACACGGTGAAGATCAATCCCCTGATGTGTGGCCCTCTCAGTGCTGATTTTGATGGTGATTGTGTCCATCTGTTCTACCCCCAGTCTCTCACAGCTAAGGCAGAGGTACTGGAGCTCTTTTCAGTGGATAAGCAACTTCGCAGCTCACATACCGGGCAGCTGATTCTGCAGCTGGGTTTGGATTCTTTGCTGTCTCTGAGGGTTATGATGGAGCAGGTGTTTTTGGACAAAGCATCTGCCCAACAGTTAGCTATGTATGGCTCTCGGTCTCTCCCATCACCAGCTGTAGTGAAGTCCAGTAAATCTGGCCCGGCTTGGACATTTTTCCAGATACTGCAGCTTGCCTTTCCTGAACGTCTTAGTTGCAGAGGTGACGGGTTCATAGTTGGTGGAAGTGATTTGCTGTCCTTTGATTTTGGGGTTGATGCGCTGGCGTCTATAATCAATGGAATTGTAACCGCAATCATGGTGGAGAAGGGTCCAAAGGAAGCATTGGCATTCTTTGATTCACTGCAGCCGCTACTGATGGAACATCTAGATCCTCAGGGATTTAGTTTAAGTCTGGAAGACTTGTCCATGTCTAGGGAAGACATGGGAGTTATTCACAATCTCATCGTTCGGGAGATTTCTCCTATGGTGTCTAGGTTGAGGTTATCGTATGAGGACGAACTCCAACTAGAGAACAGCATCCAGAAAGTGAAGGAAGTGGCTGCTAATTTCATGCTGAAGTCGTATTCGATGAGGAACTTGATTGACATCAAGAGCAACTCAGCAATCAACAAGCTGGTGCAGCAGATTGGCTTCCTGGGTCTTCAGCTTTCAGACAAGAAGAAGTTGTACACGAAGACTCTGGTGGAAGACATGGCTCAGTTTTATAAGAAAAAGTATGTCAGTACTTCTTCCTCTGGAGATTTTGGAATTGTGAAGGGCTGCTTTTTTCACGGACTTGATCCTTATGAAGAGATGGCTCATTCAGTTGCGGCAAGGGAGGTAATTGTCCGCTCTTCAAGGGGATTAGCTGAGCCTGGTACACTCTTCAAGAATCTGATGGCTGTTCTGCGAGACATAGTCATCACCAACGATGGCTCTGTTAGAAATACATGCAGTAACTCCATCGTGCAGTTTAAGTATGAACTGAGTTCTGACAATGAGAATCAAGGTTTATTTGAAGCGGGAGACCCTGTTGGAGTATTGGCAGCTACCGCCATGTCAAATCCCGCCTATAAAGCTGTGCTTGATTCTTCCCCAAATAGCAATTCTTCCTGGGAGCTAATGAAG GAAGTTCTACTCTGCAAAGTCAACTTCCAAAACACTACCAATGATCGGCGTGTGATTCTTTATCTGAATGAATGCCGCTGTGGGAAAAAGTACTGCCAAGAGAATTCTGCTTACACAGTTAGGAACAAGCTGAAGAAAGTTAGTCTGAAAGATACTGCAGTGGAGTTTCTAGTCGA ATACAGAAAGCAACAAGCGATTTCAGAAATTTTTGGAATGGATATATGCCTACATGGCCATATTCATCTTAACAAG ACATTGTTGGAAGGGTGGAACATCAGCATGCAGGACATACTTCAAAGGTGCGAGGATGCAATCAACTCACTAGTCCAAAAGAAGAAGAAGAAAGCTGAGGACTTTAAGAAAATGAATTTGTCTGTCAG TGAATGCTGCTCTTTCCGAGGTCCAGGCTCGAGCAAAGATTCTGATATGCCGTGCTTGATGTTTTCCTCCTACAATGCCACTGATCCTGATCTGGAAAGAACTCTGGATGTTCTCTGCAATACAATATACCCAGTTCTGCTCGAAACAGTGATCAAAG GCGATCCACGGATTGCCTCAGCAAATATAATCTGGAATAGTCCAGAAACGACTACCTGGATCCGGAGTCGTCATGCATCCCGCCGAGGAGAATGGGTATTGGATGTCACCGTTGAGAAAGCTGATGTCAAGCAAAGTGGTGATGCATGGAGGGTTGTGATTGACTCATGTCTTTCAGTTCTTCATCTAATAGACACAAAACGGTCAATCCCATATTCCATAAAGCAAGTTCAAGAGCTGCTTGGTTTGTCCTGCGCCTTTGAGCAAGCTGTTCAG CGTCTCTCAGCTTCAGTGAGAAAGGTCTCCAAAGGAGTTCTGAAAGAACATATCATTCTCGTGGCAAACAACATGACCTGTTCAGGGGATATGCTAGGTTTCAATTCTGGAGGTTACAAGGCTTTGACTCGGTCCTTGAACATCAAGGCCCCATTCACAGAAGCAACTCTTATT GCGCCAAGGAAGTGTTTCGAGAAAGCGGCTGAGAAATGTCATAAAGATTCTCTATCAACAGTCGTTGGGTCTTGTTCTTGGGGAAAACGCGTGGATGTTGGTACAGGTTCGCAGTTTGAGCTTCTATGGAACAAAAAAGAG ACTGGTCTGGAGAATGATGATGAAACTGATGTATTCAGCTTTCTCCAGATGGTAAGATCCACCAAAACTGGAGATGCATACGTTTCTTCCCCTGGTTTTGATGTCACAGAGGAAGAAATGGCGGAATGGGCTGAGTCTCCTGAGCGAGACTCTGCTCTTGGAGAGCCCAAGTTTGATGACAGTGCTGAGTTTCAAAATCTACTTGATGAAGGCAAGGCATCAGAATCCAAGTGGGACAACGGTTCTCTTTGGGAGAATGGTTGCAGTAGTGGCTCAGAATGGGGAGTCTCGAAAAACGCAGGTGGTGAGGAGAACACGCAGTCTGGTTGGGGAAAGGCTGCAAACGTTGAGAATGAAGATGCTTCGTCTGGTTGGAACAGTAAAAAAGATGCTCAAGAAGCTACCAATACAGATTCATGGGGCGCTTGGGGATCAAAGACCAAAGATGATGCTGAAAATGCAACACCGAACTGGGGAACAAAACCAGCTCAAAATGATTCTGTTGTCATAGAAAACGGTGAGCCTTCTTCTGACGTTTGGGGACCCAAAGCTGTTTCAGACAAACCTTGGGGTAAAAAGAACTCTGAAACTGAGCCAGCTCCTGCTGCATGGGGTAAAAAGAACTCTGAAAGTGAATCAGCTGCTGCTGCTTGGGGCTCCAGTGACAAAAAGAACACGGGAACTGAATCAGACGCTGCTGGTTGGGGCTCTGCTTACAAAAAGAACCCGGAAACTGAATTAAATGCCGCTGCTTGGGGTTCTGGGGCCAAAATGAACAAAGAAACGGAACCAGCTCCTGCTGCATGGGGTTCCTGGGGCAAAAAGAGCTCAGAAACTGTATCAGGTGGTGCGGACTGGGGTATTAGGGGCAAACGGGTTTCTGAAACTGAATCAGGTGCTGGTGGTTGGGCTTCCCGGAACCGGAGCCTGGAAAATCAGTCAGGTGGTGCTACATGGGGTTCTAGGGATAAATCTAAATTTGAAACTGAATCAGGTGGTGCTGCATGGGGTTCTCAGGCCAAAAATAACTCTGAGACTGAGCCAGGCTCAGGTGCTGCTGCTTGGGGTACTTGGGACAAGAAGAAGCCAGAAACTGAAACAGGTGGTGGTGGTGCTGCTTGGGGTTCTCAGGCTAAAAACAATTCTGAGACTGAGTCAGGCTCAAGTGCTGCTGCTTGGGGTACTTGGGACAAGAAGAAATCAGAAACCGAATTAGTTGATGGTGCTTGGGGTTCTCAGGCTAAAAAGAACTCTGAAACTGAGTCAGGCGCAGGTGCTTCTACTTGGGGTGCTTGGGACAAGAAGAAACCAGAAACTGAAACAGGTGGTGGTGGTGCTGCTTGGGGTTCTCAGGCCAAAAATAATTCTGAAACTGAGTCAGGCTCAG GTGGTGCTGCTTGGGGTTCTCAGGCCAAAAAGAACTCTGAAAGTCAATTAGGTGCTGCTAATTGGGGTTCTAAGAACACAAACAATTCGGAAAATGGATCAGATTCTGCTGCTTGGGGTAAAAAGAAGAATTCAGAAGCTGAACCAACTTCTGTTGCTTGGGGTTCTTGGGGACAGCCAAGTCCCCCTGCTTCAGACAAGGATGCCCAAGAAGATGATGGAAACCCGTGGGTATCATTGAAGGCGACCAATAGCGGAGAGAAGGAAGGGAATGAGACAAGTCAGTGGGGAGTTCCAAACAAGAGATATCCATCTGCTGGCTCACAGTCACAGGGTGGTGGTGGCGGCGCAGACTGGAAGAGGAACCGTCCTCCTAGGACCCCTGGATCTGAGAGTATTCTGGGTCCAATGTTCACAGCAACAAGACAGCGCGTAGACATGTTCACCTCTGAGGAGCAAGAGCTTCTCTCAGATGTCGATCCAGTCATGAGAAGACTCAGGAAAATAATGCATCAGTCCGG GTACACTGATGGAGAACCAATCTCGGATGAAGACAAGACATATGTACTGGAGCAGATTTTGAATTACCATCCAGACAAAGATGCTAAGCTTGGTCCCGGTCTTGATTTCATCACG GTTGATAAGCACACGACGTTCACAGAGTCCAGGTGCTTCTTTGTTGTCTCCACTGATGGGACGAAACAAGATTTTTCATACCGGAAGTGCATCAACAACTATCTGGTGGAGAAGCACCCAAACCTAGCTGAAGAGTTCATCGCAAAGTACTTCAGAAAGAGGGACAATGAAAACAGAGACAAGAACAGCCAAGAAGCCACACCACCTGGGGAACAGGAGTCTCAGACTCAGCCTATTGATAATGGAAGCCAAGACTCTCAGCCTCAGCCTATTGGTAATGAAGGTGGCGACACTCAGCCTCAGTCTCAAGCTGAAGACACTCAGCCTCAGTCTCAAATTGAAGACATTCAGCCTATTGGTAATGGAGGTGAGGACTCTCAGACAGAGCCTCAGGCTTAG
- the LOC106334735 gene encoding DNA-directed RNA polymerase V subunit 1 isoform X3: MEEASSSDILEAEIVGISFALATHRQIRLASISDAGINHASQLSNAFLGLPLEFGKCEACGATEPDKCEGHFGYIHLPVPIYHPAHVSELKQMLSLLCLKCLKIKKIKSTSSGLAERLLGVCCEEASNITIKDKSSDGASYLQLKLPSRTRLQEGFWNFLERYGYRYGSDHTRPLLAREVKEILRRIPEETRKKLTAKGHIPQEGYILEYLPVPPNCLSVPEVSDGSNSMSVDPSRIELKDVLRKVVAISNSRSGETNFESHRAEANEMFRVVDTYLQVRGTAKPTRNIDMRFGVSKISDSSSSKAWTEKMRTLFIRKGSGFSSRSVITGDAFRNVNEVGIPMEIAHRITFEERVSVHNIGYLQELVDNKMCLSYTQGSTTYSLRDGSKGHTVLKPGQIVHRRVMDGDVVFINRPPTTHKHSLQALRVYVHEDNTVKINPLMCGPLSADFDGDCVHLFYPQSLTAKAEVLELFSVDKQLRSSHTGQLILQLGLDSLLSLRVMMEQVFLDKASAQQLAMYGSRSLPSPAVVKSSKSGPAWTFFQILQLAFPERLSCRGDGFIVGGSDLLSFDFGVDALASIINGIVTAIMVEKGPKEALAFFDSLQPLLMEHLDPQGFSLSLEDLSMSREDMGVIHNLIVREISPMVSRLRLSYEDELQLENSIQKVKEVAANFMLKSYSMRNLIDIKSNSAINKLVQQIGFLGLQLSDKKKLYTKTLVEDMAQFYKKKYVSTSSSGDFGIVKGCFFHGLDPYEEMAHSVAAREVIVRSSRGLAEPGTLFKNLMAVLRDIVITNDGSVRNTCSNSIVQFKYELSSDNENQGLFEAGDPVGVLAATAMSNPAYKAVLDSSPNSNSSWELMKEVLLCKVNFQNTTNDRRVILYLNECRCGKKYCQENSAYTVRNKLKKVSLKDTAVEFLVEYRKQQAISEIFGMDICLHGHIHLNKTLLEGWNISMQDILQRCEDAINSLVQKKKKKAEDFKKMNLSVSECCSFRGPGSSKDSDMPCLMFSSYNATDPDLERTLDVLCNTIYPVLLETVIKGDPRIASANIIWNSPETTTWIRSRHASRRGEWVLDVTVEKADVKQSGDAWRVVIDSCLSVLHLIDTKRSIPYSIKQVQELLGLSCAFEQAVQRLSASVRKVSKGVLKEHIILVANNMTCSGDMLGFNSGGYKALTRSLNIKAPFTEATLIAPRKCFEKAAEKCHKDSLSTVVGSCSWGKRVDVGTGSQFELLWNKKETGLENDDETDVFSFLQMVRSTKTGDAYVSSPGFDVTEEEMAEWAESPERDSALGEPKFDDSAEFQNLLDEGKASESKWDNGSLWENGCSSGSEWGVSKNAGGEENTQSGWGKAANVENEDASSGWNSKKDAQEATNTDSWGAWGSKTKDDAENATPNWGTKPAQNDSVVIENGEPSSDVWGPKAVSDKPWGKKNSETEPAPAAWGKKNSESESAAAAWGSSDKKNTGTESDAAGWGSAYKKNPETELNAAAWGSGAKMNKETEPAPAAWGSWGKKSSETVSGGADWGIRGKRVSETESGAGGWASRNRSLENQSGGATWGSRDKSKFETESGGAAWGSQAKNNSETEPGSGAAAWGSQAKKNSESQLGAANWGSKNTNNSENGSDSAAWGKKKNSEAEPTSVAWGSWGQPSPPASDKDAQEDDGNPWVSLKATNSGEKEGNETSQWGVPNKRYPSAGSQSQGGGGGADWKRNRPPRTPGSESILGPMFTATRQRVDMFTSEEQELLSDVDPVMRRLRKIMHQSGYTDGEPISDEDKTYVLEQILNYHPDKDAKLGPGLDFITVDKHTTFTESRCFFVVSTDGTKQDFSYRKCINNYLVEKHPNLAEEFIAKYFRKRDNENRDKNSQEATPPGEQESQTQPIDNGSQDSQPQPIGNEGGDTQPQSQAEDTQPQSQIEDIQPIGNGGEDSQTEPQA; this comes from the exons GTAAAGGAAATTTTAAGACGGATTCCTGAAGAAACAAGAAAGAAGCTCACAGCAAAGGGACATATTCCCCAAGAAGGATACATACTAGAATACCTTCCAGTCCCTCCTAACTGTCTGTCAGTGCCAGAAGTTTCTGATGGTTCCAACTCCATGTCGGTG GACCCGTCTAGAATTGAGTTAAAGGACGTTCTCAGGAAAGTGGTAGCGATAAGCAACTCTAGGTCTGGCGAGACGAACTTTGAGTCGCATAGAGCTGAAGCCAATGAAATGTTTAGAGTGGTGGATACCTATCTTCAGGTGAGGGGTACTGCGAAGCCAACAAGAAACATTGACATGAGATTCGGGGTGTCCAAGATCTCGGACAGTTCTTCCTCAAAAGCTTGGACAGAAAAGATGAGAACACTTTTCATTCGAAAAGGTTCAGGCTTCTCTTCTCGCAGCGTCATCACTGGAGATGCCTTCAGGAATGTGAACGAGGTGGGGATCCCTATGGAAATTGCACATCGGATCACATTTGAGGAGAGAGTTAGTGTCCACAACATTGGATATCTACAAGAGCTAGTGGACAACAAGATGTGCTTGAGCTATACCCAAGGCTCTACAACCTATTCTCTGAGGGACGGTTCCAAGGGGCACACAGTCCTTAAACCCGGGCAGATTGTGCATCGCAGGGTCATGGATGGGGATGTTGTGTTTATCAACCGTCCTCCCACAACACATAAGCATTCTCTGCAAGCACTTCGGGTGTATGTTCATGAAGACAACACGGTGAAGATCAATCCCCTGATGTGTGGCCCTCTCAGTGCTGATTTTGATGGTGATTGTGTCCATCTGTTCTACCCCCAGTCTCTCACAGCTAAGGCAGAGGTACTGGAGCTCTTTTCAGTGGATAAGCAACTTCGCAGCTCACATACCGGGCAGCTGATTCTGCAGCTGGGTTTGGATTCTTTGCTGTCTCTGAGGGTTATGATGGAGCAGGTGTTTTTGGACAAAGCATCTGCCCAACAGTTAGCTATGTATGGCTCTCGGTCTCTCCCATCACCAGCTGTAGTGAAGTCCAGTAAATCTGGCCCGGCTTGGACATTTTTCCAGATACTGCAGCTTGCCTTTCCTGAACGTCTTAGTTGCAGAGGTGACGGGTTCATAGTTGGTGGAAGTGATTTGCTGTCCTTTGATTTTGGGGTTGATGCGCTGGCGTCTATAATCAATGGAATTGTAACCGCAATCATGGTGGAGAAGGGTCCAAAGGAAGCATTGGCATTCTTTGATTCACTGCAGCCGCTACTGATGGAACATCTAGATCCTCAGGGATTTAGTTTAAGTCTGGAAGACTTGTCCATGTCTAGGGAAGACATGGGAGTTATTCACAATCTCATCGTTCGGGAGATTTCTCCTATGGTGTCTAGGTTGAGGTTATCGTATGAGGACGAACTCCAACTAGAGAACAGCATCCAGAAAGTGAAGGAAGTGGCTGCTAATTTCATGCTGAAGTCGTATTCGATGAGGAACTTGATTGACATCAAGAGCAACTCAGCAATCAACAAGCTGGTGCAGCAGATTGGCTTCCTGGGTCTTCAGCTTTCAGACAAGAAGAAGTTGTACACGAAGACTCTGGTGGAAGACATGGCTCAGTTTTATAAGAAAAAGTATGTCAGTACTTCTTCCTCTGGAGATTTTGGAATTGTGAAGGGCTGCTTTTTTCACGGACTTGATCCTTATGAAGAGATGGCTCATTCAGTTGCGGCAAGGGAGGTAATTGTCCGCTCTTCAAGGGGATTAGCTGAGCCTGGTACACTCTTCAAGAATCTGATGGCTGTTCTGCGAGACATAGTCATCACCAACGATGGCTCTGTTAGAAATACATGCAGTAACTCCATCGTGCAGTTTAAGTATGAACTGAGTTCTGACAATGAGAATCAAGGTTTATTTGAAGCGGGAGACCCTGTTGGAGTATTGGCAGCTACCGCCATGTCAAATCCCGCCTATAAAGCTGTGCTTGATTCTTCCCCAAATAGCAATTCTTCCTGGGAGCTAATGAAG GAAGTTCTACTCTGCAAAGTCAACTTCCAAAACACTACCAATGATCGGCGTGTGATTCTTTATCTGAATGAATGCCGCTGTGGGAAAAAGTACTGCCAAGAGAATTCTGCTTACACAGTTAGGAACAAGCTGAAGAAAGTTAGTCTGAAAGATACTGCAGTGGAGTTTCTAGTCGA ATACAGAAAGCAACAAGCGATTTCAGAAATTTTTGGAATGGATATATGCCTACATGGCCATATTCATCTTAACAAG ACATTGTTGGAAGGGTGGAACATCAGCATGCAGGACATACTTCAAAGGTGCGAGGATGCAATCAACTCACTAGTCCAAAAGAAGAAGAAGAAAGCTGAGGACTTTAAGAAAATGAATTTGTCTGTCAG TGAATGCTGCTCTTTCCGAGGTCCAGGCTCGAGCAAAGATTCTGATATGCCGTGCTTGATGTTTTCCTCCTACAATGCCACTGATCCTGATCTGGAAAGAACTCTGGATGTTCTCTGCAATACAATATACCCAGTTCTGCTCGAAACAGTGATCAAAG GCGATCCACGGATTGCCTCAGCAAATATAATCTGGAATAGTCCAGAAACGACTACCTGGATCCGGAGTCGTCATGCATCCCGCCGAGGAGAATGGGTATTGGATGTCACCGTTGAGAAAGCTGATGTCAAGCAAAGTGGTGATGCATGGAGGGTTGTGATTGACTCATGTCTTTCAGTTCTTCATCTAATAGACACAAAACGGTCAATCCCATATTCCATAAAGCAAGTTCAAGAGCTGCTTGGTTTGTCCTGCGCCTTTGAGCAAGCTGTTCAG CGTCTCTCAGCTTCAGTGAGAAAGGTCTCCAAAGGAGTTCTGAAAGAACATATCATTCTCGTGGCAAACAACATGACCTGTTCAGGGGATATGCTAGGTTTCAATTCTGGAGGTTACAAGGCTTTGACTCGGTCCTTGAACATCAAGGCCCCATTCACAGAAGCAACTCTTATT GCGCCAAGGAAGTGTTTCGAGAAAGCGGCTGAGAAATGTCATAAAGATTCTCTATCAACAGTCGTTGGGTCTTGTTCTTGGGGAAAACGCGTGGATGTTGGTACAGGTTCGCAGTTTGAGCTTCTATGGAACAAAAAAGAG ACTGGTCTGGAGAATGATGATGAAACTGATGTATTCAGCTTTCTCCAGATGGTAAGATCCACCAAAACTGGAGATGCATACGTTTCTTCCCCTGGTTTTGATGTCACAGAGGAAGAAATGGCGGAATGGGCTGAGTCTCCTGAGCGAGACTCTGCTCTTGGAGAGCCCAAGTTTGATGACAGTGCTGAGTTTCAAAATCTACTTGATGAAGGCAAGGCATCAGAATCCAAGTGGGACAACGGTTCTCTTTGGGAGAATGGTTGCAGTAGTGGCTCAGAATGGGGAGTCTCGAAAAACGCAGGTGGTGAGGAGAACACGCAGTCTGGTTGGGGAAAGGCTGCAAACGTTGAGAATGAAGATGCTTCGTCTGGTTGGAACAGTAAAAAAGATGCTCAAGAAGCTACCAATACAGATTCATGGGGCGCTTGGGGATCAAAGACCAAAGATGATGCTGAAAATGCAACACCGAACTGGGGAACAAAACCAGCTCAAAATGATTCTGTTGTCATAGAAAACGGTGAGCCTTCTTCTGACGTTTGGGGACCCAAAGCTGTTTCAGACAAACCTTGGGGTAAAAAGAACTCTGAAACTGAGCCAGCTCCTGCTGCATGGGGTAAAAAGAACTCTGAAAGTGAATCAGCTGCTGCTGCTTGGGGCTCCAGTGACAAAAAGAACACGGGAACTGAATCAGACGCTGCTGGTTGGGGCTCTGCTTACAAAAAGAACCCGGAAACTGAATTAAATGCCGCTGCTTGGGGTTCTGGGGCCAAAATGAACAAAGAAACGGAACCAGCTCCTGCTGCATGGGGTTCCTGGGGCAAAAAGAGCTCAGAAACTGTATCAGGTGGTGCGGACTGGGGTATTAGGGGCAAACGGGTTTCTGAAACTGAATCAGGTGCTGGTGGTTGGGCTTCCCGGAACCGGAGCCTGGAAAATCAGTCAGGTGGTGCTACATGGGGTTCTAGGGATAAATCTAAATTTGAAACTGAATCAGGTGGTGCTGCATGGGGTTCTCAGGCCAAAAATAACTCTGAGACTGAGCCAGGCTCAGGTGCTGCTGCTTGGG GTTCTCAGGCCAAAAAGAACTCTGAAAGTCAATTAGGTGCTGCTAATTGGGGTTCTAAGAACACAAACAATTCGGAAAATGGATCAGATTCTGCTGCTTGGGGTAAAAAGAAGAATTCAGAAGCTGAACCAACTTCTGTTGCTTGGGGTTCTTGGGGACAGCCAAGTCCCCCTGCTTCAGACAAGGATGCCCAAGAAGATGATGGAAACCCGTGGGTATCATTGAAGGCGACCAATAGCGGAGAGAAGGAAGGGAATGAGACAAGTCAGTGGGGAGTTCCAAACAAGAGATATCCATCTGCTGGCTCACAGTCACAGGGTGGTGGTGGCGGCGCAGACTGGAAGAGGAACCGTCCTCCTAGGACCCCTGGATCTGAGAGTATTCTGGGTCCAATGTTCACAGCAACAAGACAGCGCGTAGACATGTTCACCTCTGAGGAGCAAGAGCTTCTCTCAGATGTCGATCCAGTCATGAGAAGACTCAGGAAAATAATGCATCAGTCCGG GTACACTGATGGAGAACCAATCTCGGATGAAGACAAGACATATGTACTGGAGCAGATTTTGAATTACCATCCAGACAAAGATGCTAAGCTTGGTCCCGGTCTTGATTTCATCACG GTTGATAAGCACACGACGTTCACAGAGTCCAGGTGCTTCTTTGTTGTCTCCACTGATGGGACGAAACAAGATTTTTCATACCGGAAGTGCATCAACAACTATCTGGTGGAGAAGCACCCAAACCTAGCTGAAGAGTTCATCGCAAAGTACTTCAGAAAGAGGGACAATGAAAACAGAGACAAGAACAGCCAAGAAGCCACACCACCTGGGGAACAGGAGTCTCAGACTCAGCCTATTGATAATGGAAGCCAAGACTCTCAGCCTCAGCCTATTGGTAATGAAGGTGGCGACACTCAGCCTCAGTCTCAAGCTGAAGACACTCAGCCTCAGTCTCAAATTGAAGACATTCAGCCTATTGGTAATGGAGGTGAGGACTCTCAGACAGAGCCTCAGGCTTAG